The following coding sequences lie in one Syngnathus scovelli strain Florida chromosome 1, RoL_Ssco_1.2, whole genome shotgun sequence genomic window:
- the abcb7 gene encoding iron-sulfur clusters transporter ABCB7, mitochondrial isoform X1 — MAPLLVSLKCGLHFHRRKLAIILQKTRSYHAWSKGQSENETKCSRQPSYLLSTLPHSRTITWNTKTNEGCRRILEAANHLQVTDKRTCWHGNAGGRLNADPKNVLKEVNTTTILSAMLTYVWPKDRPDLRARVTISLGLLAAAKITNVTVPFMFKYAVDELNQMSGHMLNLSDGASTVATMATAMLIGYGLSRACAALFNELRNMVFGKVAQSSIRRIAKNVFLHLHNLDLGFHLSRQTGALSKAIDRGTRGISFVLSALIFNLGPTVFEMGLVSAILFYKCGGEFTAVALGTLSTYTLFTILVTQWRTRFRIEMNKADNEAGNAAIDSLLNYETVKYFNNENYEAQRYDGFLKSYESSSLKTTSTLAMLNFGQSAIFSVGLTGIMVLASKGIAAGTMTVGDLVMVNGLLFQLSLPLNFLGTVYRETRQALIDMNTLFTLLSIDTKIKEKDLAPPLSITPQESTIRFEDVYFEYLEGQKVLNGVTFEVPAGKKVAIVGGSGSGKSTIMRLLFRFYEPQRGNIYIGGQNIRDVSLESLRKALGVVPQDAVLFHNTIYYNLQYGNINATPEDVYQVARLAGIHDAILRMPHGYDTQVGERGLKLSGGEKQRVAIARAILKNPPILLYDEATSSLDSITEENILSAMKEMVKDRTSVFIAHRLSTVVDADEIIVLNEGKVKEHGNHQTLLCTPGSLYADLWNTQNSKILSNNKSSSRPAPERLSQKEEERKKLQEEILNSVKGCGNCSC, encoded by the exons atggcGCCACTGTTGGTGTCACTGAAATGCGGCTTACACTTTCACAGAAGAAAACTGGCAATTATCCTTCAAAAAACTAGGTCCTACCACGCTTGGAGTAAAGGTCAAAGCGAGAATGAGACGAAGTGCTCGCGCCAACCTTCTTACCTG CTTAGTACCCTGCCACACTCACGAACAATCACATggaatacaaaaacaaatgaaggCTGTCGCCGCATTTTGGAGGCAGCAAAC CATTTGCAGGTGACAGACAAACGAACATGCTGGCACGGGAATGCCGGAGGACGCCTCAATGCAGACCCCAAAAATGTG CTGAAAGAAGTCAACACAACTACCATCCTGTCCGCCATGCTGACTTACGTGTGGCCCAAGGACAGACCTGACTTGCGGGCCCGTGTTACCATCTCTCTGGGCCTGCTAGCTGCAGCCAAG ATCACCAATGTGACGGTGCCCTTCATGTTTAAGTATGCAGTGGACGAGCTTAACCAGATGTCGGGACACATGCTGAACCTGAGTGATGGGGCAAGCACTGTGGCTACCATGGCAACGGCCATGCTGATTGGCT ATGGTTTGTCGCGGGCCTGCGCAGCCCTCTTCAACGAGCTTCGGAATATGGTGTTTGGCAAAGTGgcccagagctctattcgacgCATCGCCAAAAATGTCTTCCTCCACTTGCACAATCTGGATCTGGGCTTCCATCTCAGCCGCCAGACGGGAGCACTATCCAAGGCCATCGACCGTGGCACCCGAGGCATCTCATTTGTCCTTAGTGCCCTCATCTTCAATCTGGGCCCCACAGTCTTTGAGATGGGACTTGTGAGCGCCATTCTG TTCTACAAGTGTGGTGGAGAGTTCACGGCCGTGGCCTTGGGTACATTATCCACATACACCCTTTTCACCATTCTCGTGACGCAGTGGAG GACTCGTTTCCGCATAGAAATGAACAAAGCAGACAACGAAGCAGGCAACGCAGCTATCGACTCTCTTCTTAACTATGAGACTGTTAAG TACTTCAACAACGAGAATTATGAAGCCCAAAGGTACGACGGCTTCCTGAAGAGCTACGAGTCGTCCTCTTTAAAAACCACATCCACGCTCGCAATGCTCAACTTTGGCCAGAGTGCCATCTTCAGTGTCGGCCTCACCGGTATCATGGTGCTGGCAAGCAAGGGAATTGCAGCAG GTACGATGACAGTGGGTGACCTGGTGATGGTGAACGGCCTGCTCTTCCAGCTCTCCCTCCCTCTAAACTTCCTGGGCACCGTGTACAGAGAGACGCGGCAGGCGCTTATAGACATGAACACGCTTTTCACACTGCTCAGTATTGACACCAAGATCAAG GAGAAAGATCTAGCCCCCCCATTAAGCATCACACCACAAGAGTCCACCATTCGCTTCGAGGATGTTTATTTTGAGTACCTGGAAGGGCAGAAAGTCCTGAATGGGGTGACCTTCGAGGTACCTGCTGGGAAGAAGGTAGCCATAGTCGGTGGCAGCGGCTCCGG GAAGAGCACGATAATGCGGCTGTTGTTCCGCTTCTATGAGCCCCAGCGGGGGAACATCTACATCGGTGGGCAAAACATCCGAGACGTCAGCCTCGAGAGTTTGAGGAAGGCCTTAGGGGTCGTACCGCAG GATGCTGTTCTGTTCCACAACACCATCTACTACAACCTGCAGTACGGGAACATCAACGCCACACCGGAGGATGTTTACCAAGTAGCTCGTCTGGCAGGCATCCATGATGCCATCCTCAGGATGCCACATGGTTATGACACCCAAGTTGGGGAAAGAGGCCTAAAGCTGTCAG GCGGGGAGAAACAGCGTGTGGCCATCGCCCGTGCAATACTGAAGAATCCGCCTATTCTGCTGTATGACGAGGCCACGTCATCTCTGGACTCCATCACTGAGGAG AACATCCTGAGCGCAATGAAAGAGATGGTGAAAGACAGGACCTCTGTGTTCATCGCTCATAGGCTTTCCACTGTTGTAGACGCCGACGAGATCATTGTTCTTAATGAG GGTAAAGTGAAAGAGCACGGCAACCACCAAACGCTCCTCTGCACACCTGGCAGTTTGTACGCCGACCTGTGGAACACCCAGAACAGCAAAATCCTAAGCAACAACAAGAGCTCCAGCCGGCCGGCGCCCGAGCGCCTCTcccagaaggaggaggagaggaagaaaCTGCAGGAGGAGATCCTCAACAGTGTGAAGGGCTGTGGGAACTGCTCCTGCTGA
- the abcb7 gene encoding iron-sulfur clusters transporter ABCB7, mitochondrial isoform X2, whose translation MAPLLVSLKCGLHFHRRKLAIILQKTRSYHAWSKGQSENETKCSRQPSYLLSTLPHSRTITWNTKTNEGCRRILEAANHLQVTDKRTCWHGNAGGRLNADPKNVLKEVNTTTILSAMLTYVWPKDRPDLRARVTISLGLLAAAKITNVTVPFMFKYAVDELNQMSGHMLNLSDGASTVATMATAMLIGYGLSRACAALFNELRNMVFGKVAQSSIRRIAKNVFLHLHNLDLGFHLSRQTGALSKAIDRGTRGISFVLSALIFNLGPTVFEMGLVSAILFYKCGGEFTAVALGTLSTYTLFTILVTQWRTRFRIEMNKADNEAGNAAIDSLLNYETVKYFNNENYEAQRYDGFLKSYESSSLKTTSTLAMLNFGQSAIFSVGLTGIMVLASKGIAAGTMTVGDLVMVNGLLFQLSLPLNFLGTVYRETRQALIDMNTLFTLLSIDTKIKEKDLAPPLSITPQESTIRFEDVYFEYLEGQKVLNGVTFEVPAGKKVAIVGGSGSGKSTIMRLLFRFYEPQRGNIYIGGQNIRDVSLESLRKALGVVPQDAVLFHNTIYYNLQYGNINATPEDVYQVARLAGIHDAILRMPHGYDTQVGERGLKLSGGEKQRVAIARAILKNPPILLYDEATSSLDSITEENILSAMKEMVKDRTSVFIAHRLSTVVDADEIIVLNEMAGIRGSWRGGMFGV comes from the exons atggcGCCACTGTTGGTGTCACTGAAATGCGGCTTACACTTTCACAGAAGAAAACTGGCAATTATCCTTCAAAAAACTAGGTCCTACCACGCTTGGAGTAAAGGTCAAAGCGAGAATGAGACGAAGTGCTCGCGCCAACCTTCTTACCTG CTTAGTACCCTGCCACACTCACGAACAATCACATggaatacaaaaacaaatgaaggCTGTCGCCGCATTTTGGAGGCAGCAAAC CATTTGCAGGTGACAGACAAACGAACATGCTGGCACGGGAATGCCGGAGGACGCCTCAATGCAGACCCCAAAAATGTG CTGAAAGAAGTCAACACAACTACCATCCTGTCCGCCATGCTGACTTACGTGTGGCCCAAGGACAGACCTGACTTGCGGGCCCGTGTTACCATCTCTCTGGGCCTGCTAGCTGCAGCCAAG ATCACCAATGTGACGGTGCCCTTCATGTTTAAGTATGCAGTGGACGAGCTTAACCAGATGTCGGGACACATGCTGAACCTGAGTGATGGGGCAAGCACTGTGGCTACCATGGCAACGGCCATGCTGATTGGCT ATGGTTTGTCGCGGGCCTGCGCAGCCCTCTTCAACGAGCTTCGGAATATGGTGTTTGGCAAAGTGgcccagagctctattcgacgCATCGCCAAAAATGTCTTCCTCCACTTGCACAATCTGGATCTGGGCTTCCATCTCAGCCGCCAGACGGGAGCACTATCCAAGGCCATCGACCGTGGCACCCGAGGCATCTCATTTGTCCTTAGTGCCCTCATCTTCAATCTGGGCCCCACAGTCTTTGAGATGGGACTTGTGAGCGCCATTCTG TTCTACAAGTGTGGTGGAGAGTTCACGGCCGTGGCCTTGGGTACATTATCCACATACACCCTTTTCACCATTCTCGTGACGCAGTGGAG GACTCGTTTCCGCATAGAAATGAACAAAGCAGACAACGAAGCAGGCAACGCAGCTATCGACTCTCTTCTTAACTATGAGACTGTTAAG TACTTCAACAACGAGAATTATGAAGCCCAAAGGTACGACGGCTTCCTGAAGAGCTACGAGTCGTCCTCTTTAAAAACCACATCCACGCTCGCAATGCTCAACTTTGGCCAGAGTGCCATCTTCAGTGTCGGCCTCACCGGTATCATGGTGCTGGCAAGCAAGGGAATTGCAGCAG GTACGATGACAGTGGGTGACCTGGTGATGGTGAACGGCCTGCTCTTCCAGCTCTCCCTCCCTCTAAACTTCCTGGGCACCGTGTACAGAGAGACGCGGCAGGCGCTTATAGACATGAACACGCTTTTCACACTGCTCAGTATTGACACCAAGATCAAG GAGAAAGATCTAGCCCCCCCATTAAGCATCACACCACAAGAGTCCACCATTCGCTTCGAGGATGTTTATTTTGAGTACCTGGAAGGGCAGAAAGTCCTGAATGGGGTGACCTTCGAGGTACCTGCTGGGAAGAAGGTAGCCATAGTCGGTGGCAGCGGCTCCGG GAAGAGCACGATAATGCGGCTGTTGTTCCGCTTCTATGAGCCCCAGCGGGGGAACATCTACATCGGTGGGCAAAACATCCGAGACGTCAGCCTCGAGAGTTTGAGGAAGGCCTTAGGGGTCGTACCGCAG GATGCTGTTCTGTTCCACAACACCATCTACTACAACCTGCAGTACGGGAACATCAACGCCACACCGGAGGATGTTTACCAAGTAGCTCGTCTGGCAGGCATCCATGATGCCATCCTCAGGATGCCACATGGTTATGACACCCAAGTTGGGGAAAGAGGCCTAAAGCTGTCAG GCGGGGAGAAACAGCGTGTGGCCATCGCCCGTGCAATACTGAAGAATCCGCCTATTCTGCTGTATGACGAGGCCACGTCATCTCTGGACTCCATCACTGAGGAG AACATCCTGAGCGCAATGAAAGAGATGGTGAAAGACAGGACCTCTGTGTTCATCGCTCATAGGCTTTCCACTGTTGTAGACGCCGACGAGATCATTGTTCTTAATGAG ATGGCGGGGATCAGAGGGTCGTGGCGAGGAGGCATGTTTGGTGTGTGA
- the uprt gene encoding uracil phosphoribosyltransferase homolog isoform X1, whose product MPCHNQQMSNVNTGQEHPMKQVRFATNTSGNVAAVLAIHEAGDASSRQPVNQDSPGPQLKLLPLNDQIRELQTIIRDKTTSRGDFVFCADRLIRLVVEEGLNQLPYSECTVTTPTGYKYEGVKFERGNCGVSIMRSGEAMEQGLRDCCRSIRIGKILIQSDEETQRAKVYYAKFPPDIYRRKVLLMYPILSTGNTVIEAVKVLIEHGVQPGHIILLSLFSTPHGAKSIIQEFPDITILATEVHPVAPTHFGQRKATKWKRTVFTGKEE is encoded by the exons ATGCCATGCCACAATCAGCAAATGAGCAATGTAAACACCGGCCAGGAGCACCCAATGAAGCAAGTGCGCTTTGCCACCAACACCAGCGGCAATGTGGCCGCCGTGTTGGCCATTCACGAGGCAGGTGATGCCAGCAGCAGGCAGCCCGTAAACCAGGATTCACCGGGACCCCAACTCAAACTACTTCCTCTCAATGACCAGATACGAGAATTACAGACTATTATAAGAGACAA GACGACCAGcagaggggattttgtgttctgTGCTGATCGACTG ATTAGACTTGTGGTAGAAGAAGGCCTGAATCAACTACCTTACTCCGAGTGTACTGTGACAACACCAACAG GATATAAATACGAAGGAGTCAAATTTGAGAGAGGCAACTGCGGTGTCAGCATTATGAGGAGTG GTGAGGCTATGGAGCAAGGGCTGCGGGACTGCTGCCGCTCCATTCGCATCGGCAAAATCCTCATCCAAAGTGATGAGGAAACCCAAAGAGCCAAGGTCTACTATGCCAAGTTCCCACCGGATATTTACAGAAGAAAAGTGCTGCTCATGTATCCCATCCTCA gTACTGGGAACACGGTGATTGAAGCAGTGAAGGTGCTGATCGAGCACGGGGTCCAGCCCGGGCATATAATCCTCCTCAGCCTCTTCTCCACACCTCACG GGGCCAAATCGATAATCCAGGAGTTCCCAGACATCACCATACTGGCAACAGAAGTTCACCCGGTGGCACCAACACATTTTGGGCAAAG AAAGGCCACCAAATGGAAAAGAACGGTGTTTACTGGCAAAGAGGAATGA
- the uprt gene encoding uracil phosphoribosyltransferase homolog isoform X2, with the protein MPCHNQQMSNVNTGQEHPMKQVRFATNTSGNVAAVLAIHEAGDASSRQPVNQDSPGPQLKLLPLNDQIRELQTIIRDKTTSRGDFVFCADRLIRLVVEEGLNQLPYSECTVTTPTGYKYEGVKFERGNCGVSIMRSGEAMEQGLRDCCRSIRIGKILIQSDEETQRAKVYYAKFPPDIYRRKVLLMYPILSTGNTVIEAVKVLIEHGVQPGHIILLSLFSTPHGAKSIIQEFPDITILATEVHPVAPTHFGQRYFGTD; encoded by the exons ATGCCATGCCACAATCAGCAAATGAGCAATGTAAACACCGGCCAGGAGCACCCAATGAAGCAAGTGCGCTTTGCCACCAACACCAGCGGCAATGTGGCCGCCGTGTTGGCCATTCACGAGGCAGGTGATGCCAGCAGCAGGCAGCCCGTAAACCAGGATTCACCGGGACCCCAACTCAAACTACTTCCTCTCAATGACCAGATACGAGAATTACAGACTATTATAAGAGACAA GACGACCAGcagaggggattttgtgttctgTGCTGATCGACTG ATTAGACTTGTGGTAGAAGAAGGCCTGAATCAACTACCTTACTCCGAGTGTACTGTGACAACACCAACAG GATATAAATACGAAGGAGTCAAATTTGAGAGAGGCAACTGCGGTGTCAGCATTATGAGGAGTG GTGAGGCTATGGAGCAAGGGCTGCGGGACTGCTGCCGCTCCATTCGCATCGGCAAAATCCTCATCCAAAGTGATGAGGAAACCCAAAGAGCCAAGGTCTACTATGCCAAGTTCCCACCGGATATTTACAGAAGAAAAGTGCTGCTCATGTATCCCATCCTCA gTACTGGGAACACGGTGATTGAAGCAGTGAAGGTGCTGATCGAGCACGGGGTCCAGCCCGGGCATATAATCCTCCTCAGCCTCTTCTCCACACCTCACG GGGCCAAATCGATAATCCAGGAGTTCCCAGACATCACCATACTGGCAACAGAAGTTCACCCGGTGGCACCAACACATTTTGGGCAAAGGTACTTTGGCACCGATTAA
- the zdhhc15b gene encoding palmitoyltransferase ZDHHC15B: MALSRGLRCCQRVFSWIPVLIIASVVLWSYYAYVFQLCLFTLSNTLEKVAYLLVFHVCFGMFSWTYWKSIVTPAASPCKKFQLSYSDKQRYEMEERPDVQKEILVEIAKKLPIYTRAQSGAIRFCDRCQVLKPDRCHHCSVCEMCVLKMDHHCPWVNNCVGFSNYKFFLLFLSYSMLYCIYIAATVCQYFVKFWVGDLPNGPAKFHVLFLMFVALMFFVSLLFLFSYHCWLVAKNRSTLEAFSAPVFVNGPDRHGFNVGVRKNLQQVFGKDRRLWFIPVFTSQGNGHYFPLKNRSECQNPLLANKEMWEESDDASEEGNWVEDQDPSVTIEIEDLDNGHWCRG; the protein is encoded by the exons ATGGCGCTCTCCAGAGGTTTGAGATGCTGTCAAAGGGTTTTTTCGTGGATACCTGTGCTTATTATTGCCTCCGTGGTGCTGTGGTCGTATTACGCTTACGTATTTCAGCTATGTCTAT TCACCCTGTCGAACACACTGGAAAAGG TAGCCTATTTGCTGGTATTCCATGTCTGCTTTGGTATGTTTTCCTGGACTTACTGGAAGTCCATCGTTACCCCTGCTGCATCCCCATGCAAGAAG TTTCAACTGTCTTACTCAGACAAGCAACGGTATGAGATGGAGGAGAGGCCGGATGTACAGAAAGAAATCCTGGTTGAGATTGCCAAAAAGCTGCCCATCTACACTCGAGCTCAGTCTGGAG CTATCAGGTTCTGCGACCGCTGCCAGGTGCTGAAGCCCGACCGCTGTCACCACTGCTCCGTTTGTGAAAT GTGTGTTTTGAAAATGGACCACCACTGCCCTTG GGTGAACAACTGTGTTGGCTTTTCCAACTACAAGTTTTTCCTGCTTTTCCTCTCCTATTCAATGCTGTACTGCATCTACATCGCAGCCACAGTCTGTCAGTATTTCGTCAAATTCTGGGTG GGGGACTTGCCAAACGGGCCGGCAAAGTTCCACGTCCTTTTTCTCATGTTTGTGGCGCTCATGTTTTTTGTCAGTCTCTTGTTTCTCTTTAGTTATCATTGTTGGTTGGTGGCAAAAAATAGATCCACTTTAG AGGCCTTTTCAGCTCCGGTCTTTGTCAATGGGCCGGACAGACATGGTTTCAATGTTGGCGTACGCAAAAATCTGCAGCAAGTATTTGGAAAAGACCGAAGACTGTGGTTCATCCCTGTTTTCACAAG TCAAGGGAACGGACATTACTTTCCTTTAAAGAATCGAAGTGAGTGTCAGAACCCCTTACTGGCAAACAAGGAGATGTGGGAGGAGTCAGATGATGCTTCTGAGGAAGGAAACTGGG TTGAGGATCAAGACCCTTCTGTCACCATAGAGATAGAGGACTTAGACAATGGACACTGGTGCAGAGgttga